Part of the Lampris incognitus isolate fLamInc1 chromosome 1, fLamInc1.hap2, whole genome shotgun sequence genome is shown below.
ATTACCACTTGACAAAGGAGTGGACAAATCAGTATCTCAGTCAACTTGCAAGCTACAAAGGGGTTGTCATTGTCTGTGGCCCAATACGAGCCACCTGAGACCATAACTTACTGAAACAGCCAGGAATTGGTATCTTATGTGCTTATTATATGGTGTGATCATCTGGTGCTTACCAAAGCAAATGTACCCAACAGGGCTGTCCTCATCATAGATGCTGTATCTGGTGGTTGGTGGTTGTGTTACAACATAGATTTtccttgtaaaaaataaaatctcaAATAAAATTCCTTTTAACAtgtgccccccctctctctcctgccccTTCCTTAGAGGAATTTGTGTTTGAGGTGACTGCAGCACCGCCGGCAGAGAGACATAGCAAATTTAACAAGACGGGGGAACACGAGTGCCGTATCACTGATACCCAGAAGAGGAACTGGGTGCTTGTTAAAGACGCCATGGAGCTCCATGCCCTGATGCTGCAAGGAGGCAGCAGCCATCGCCAAGGTAACATCAGATGACATAGATTGCTCAAGATCATGCATCGTGTACTGCATCCCCATTGTCAGTCAGCTACCGGTCAGGAAAAATCAATCTGTGACACAAGGTTAATGGTACAATCCTTGATCTAAATCTAAACCAAAATATCACCAAAATATAAAATGCAGGATTCGAGCGGCTGTCGCCTCCCAGATCTCTTCATGCAAGGACTAACGCTAAACAACAACTAAATATAAGTTCCtagtgttttctgatgctgtttaCATCACTAATAGTTGTTAAGATTGGTGTAAAACACACTCATATTTTTAATTATGAGTGGTTGAGAAAGACACATGCATTCTTCTATACCTTAATTttatatggtcaaataaatcTCTGATTAGGCCTTTATGATGTGATATGGAATAAAGGTAATTTTGGTTGGGACTTTTTCTCTGGCCTGGGGTATTTCACAAAGCAGGATTAGCAAATTAGTCAAGTTATTTTGAAAACGCTACATGCAATAGCTTCCTGAATGTTCTTTGTCAGCAGTGATAAATATGTACGGAAAAATCATATCCCTAAACCTTCATCTCAACTTTAGTTTCACAGAATTCAACTCAGTATCATCATTATATTGCAGCGTTCTTGTCAGTTATCTGGCTAAATTGCTAATCCTGCTTTGTGAAATACCCCACTAGTAATAACAGATCCCAAACTAAATCTTTTTGATGTTGTCTGTCTTGATCACTCAGAATTCTAAGGAATGCTAAGGAATGTACTGACCAGGCATTTTATTTGTCGAGTCAGTCTTTCTGGGCCTCCTTGTGACCCTTAAGGACTTTGCACACCAAGTCTAAATTTTTTGTCTGAAAATTTCCCATGTTAAAAAATGACTATAACCTCACACTTCGCACATATAGTTTACAGACTACTGAAGAAAATCATCTGTCATAAATTTTTGGAACAATTTCGATATTCTGCAGTTATTTTTTTATCATCTGTCAATAAGCTCTCACAGTTTTCAGAGTTGTTAGaccatgattttaaaaaaaagatttttaaaaaaaatgcatacaAAACATTTGTACTTGTGCAAAAGTCTTTATTGTATAGTGGCAGAACAACCTGTATTGTCCTGTGTGTGAAACAggctgacctgttttgtttgttaGCCATATGCTATTTTACTAAATAAATACTACAAAAATCAAAATTTTTCTTCAATCTCCCCACAGTGAATCTGAACATGTGCACCTATGTGAACACTGCGCCCAGTACTGATGCGAGACCTGTGATCTTGGGTATCAGGGGTACAGACCTCTACCTGTCATGCTCAGAGGAAAATGGGAGGCCAACCCTGCATCTGGAGGTAAGGGTAACACATTACTGGAGACAACATGGCATCCTTTCATAGATGCAAAATACACCATGGAGCTGATGTTGTTAAACTGTGGTAAAGAACAGTTTAGGCTCTGGGATTTATAGGAGCAGCAGTTGTGTTGATGAATCTGAGTGCTGATCGGACCCACTGATTTTATAATTTACCTTGCTATTCAAAGGCAATACCAAGCTTAGCTTGAGCACACTCTCAAGATGGTTTATGCTAGCATGTGGTACATCCTGCCTTCATCAGAGCCCAAAAGGGCTGTTGAGCTTTTGATATGCAGTTTTAGCATAGCTGGCAGGCACATATTTTCAGTTACCGTTGGTTGGCAATAGCCTTTAATTTAATTGTTTTTATTTGCTATAATATATAACAATTAACAAAACACCAAACTTTAAACAACCAAATTTGTATTTATTGCCTGATAGTGGGTAGCGCTGTCAGGCAACAAATCAGCCCTCTCAAGAAAATTATACCCAAGGCCTCTATTAGTTAAGAGCCAGCCCTGGGTAATAAATTCTGTTAGTGTGATTACAGAAGTAACAGGCTTTTGTGTCTGTCTTCCTTTTTGCCACAGGAGGTGCAGGGCAAGGAGCGGTTGAGGAGTATCAGCAAGGGGACTGACATGGTGCGATTCCTCTTCTACAAACGGGACAGTGGGCTTGATATTAGCACCTTCATGTCGGCCCACTTCCCTGGCTGGTACATCAGCACGGCCCAGGAAGATGACAGGCCCGTAGACATGTGCCAACAGACGGCCCGACGCTACAGAAACTTCACCATCCAGCGCCAGAACTGAAGAGGGCTTGGTGATGATTTTTAGAGAAAGGATGTCTAAAGGCAGGCCTGCTAGTGAGTGCTGAAGAAAATCAAAATGGCCACAAGGGTGGTCATTTTACTTCAGAGAGTAAATTATTCTCTATATTctggttattttattttttgttttttggtgattattTTGTTTTGATTTAAATAAATGATGAACAAAAGTTATTTTCTAGAAAATGGGCTACAAGGTTATCAGCATAACACGAAGCATATTAATAAGGATCTCAATAATATAAATCCAAAGAAGCTGTTTTTTGCTATATTTGCTAGATGTCTAATCAGTCAGTGTcccatgtgtgtatttgtagCCCATGTGTCCATTACCTCTGTTAAATTGTGAACCCTGGCCCTTCATGCCAAGAGTTATGGGTATTTCTGTTCTAAAGGATTGACTGATGGAAGCGCTCTCATTTTGAGAGAACTTCTTCAGTTTTTATACTGTGTACGTACTGTATGTACTAAGTACAACGAGGCAAATAGAGTTCACCACAGGATGGTGGGATTGTAATGTCTATCAGGCAGGCACCCCCGTTTATTTATTGTACTAACTATGGCACTGTATTTAAAATTCCACAatgttaaatttatttatttatttatgtatttatttgtttattatttAACTTAGTGCTTATTTATTGGACTGTAATAAATGTGTAATAAAAGTTTGAACTGATCATTGAATCCTGAACTCTTCATACCATTTAACCATGCAGGGCTTTTCAAACAAATTTTCTAACAGTCATCACTCATATCACTCTTGCAGCAGCTTTTCGCTTACCATCCATGCCTTGCAGCTGGATTCCTAAATTTTAACGGAAAAACATTTTAAGGTAGCatttccaaacaaaacaaaaacaaaaaaacgcgtTCTCAGCTCTGTTTGGTCTCACTCCACTGACGTCCGTGGAAGAATTAGAAAAAATAGAACAAATAAAACTTAATGGATATGGAAAATGCATGCGTTTGGTTTTCAGTTCTGTTTTGAAGCTTCACTGCCCTCATTGCTGCTCACCTGGCCTCATAACAGCTGGTTAACAACATCTTGTGTTGGACTCTGGTCGGTTTCCcattttttatttctttggtaCAAGTTCAATTTGTAGACAGAAAATGTGACTGTTGGGAAATGCTAGAATGCAACACAACAACTGAatcttgtggtgtgtgtgtgtgtgtgtgtgtgtgacatactGCATACAGAACCTGGAACACCTAAAATAACAAAACTCATCAGAATCACTGTCTTCTTGCCTTGTTTTCAATGTAAAATGTTGAGGCTTTGTCTGGTTCATTAATGCCAATACACACATAAAACACGTCGATCCTTGAAGCACGAGTTATACTTCATGCCAAAACAAGAGCTGACTAACTTTGAAAGGAAAAAGTGATCAAACCTCTCCATGCatattctttttttaataaactaTTGAAAACAGTATCAAATTCAGAACATAAAGAACACATAAAGACAAACGAAATACAACATCAACACCACAGGAAGCAGGGGTACAGGCCAAAAAAAGAGTGTCATTCAAAAGGTCAAAACTCAGCACCAAATTCAGTTCAGGCTGCCCCAACGTCAGCCCAGCAAGTTCACAAGTGGCTCATAGAGGTGTACAGTCCTCGTGGCTTTACTGTTCTTTGAATGTTTTATGGTATCCATTTACTCATCGAGTTCATTTTTAAAAATGGGGGGAACCACTGAATTTGCTCTTGTGGGTGTAATGTTTAGCAAGTAAAAATACAAGATTTATTATAAAGTATTTTGCATTGCATCTTAAAATCAAACATAAAtaccaaaggggaaaaaaatcctgaaaacagaaagaaaaatcaGCAGTGAAATATGTTTGGATGtacactagagcagtgtttctcaaccgggggtccgcggacccctagtggtccgtggtgtaattgcaaggggtccgtgaaaataaaatatcgttaaaaaaagatcctatgacatttatagaaataggattattttactcaaatgtgactgagacctttatctacctaaactataaagggtaacaggacttttttctctaattacatctgtttcacaagtgtaatttattgtattttaataagagatctcgctcccgtttgcattgttaaaagttactgcataaaaattctgttgttacatatatctgaaagttgctgaatacatattctgttttgttacatatatctgaaagttactgaatacatattctgtgttgttacatatatctgaaagttactgaatacatattctgttttgttacatatatctgaaagttactgaatacatattctgttttgttacatatatctgaaagttactgaatacatattctgttttgttacatatatctgaaagttactgaatacatattctgttttgttacatatatctgaaagttactgaatacatattctgttttgttacatatatctgaaagttactgaatacatattctgttttgttacatatatctgaaagttactgaatacatattctgttttgttacatatatctgcaagttagtgaatacatattctgtgttgttacatatatctgaaagttactgaatacatattctgttttgttacatatatctgaaagttactgaatacatagtctgtgttgttacatatatctgaaagttactgaatacatattctgttttgttacatatatctgaaagttactgcataagaattctgttttgttaactatatctaagttacaactgaaagctcttatttttgccccaaagagtgaataaatgctataatgcaatttaaaatgcagtttctactgtttctatcaaattgcaacccccctcccccaagatcaggtggaggggtcctcagggtagatcaaaaatacgcagggggtccaggaccccaaaaaggttgagaaccactgcactggAGTGTCTGAGCAACATTTCTCTGTATGACAACAATTCCAAAACACGCGAGAAACATTTTCAACTGAATTTTTACAAAATGAGCATTCAGATTCAATGTCTTTTTTTATACATCTTAAGGAAAGATTTAACTGGGTAGAACCTGTGAATTAACTTAAACTTAACTTCTCTCACTTTTTTTTAGTAATAAAATATTTGAAAGGTGAGGACCAAACCGTTCTCCATGGCACCTTCTCTATTGTACCATTCCAAAATGGGACCATGTCAGGAACTGTGACAGTGTCTGTTTGAAATAAAGCCCTAATTGTTCTGTTTTTACTCTGATGCTCTGCTGAAAAGCACAAACCACCCACAGCGGTATGAGATAATTTGACAGGGTGAGTAAGCGGCCATGGGAAGTAAATACCCCTCAGCAGTGTCATAATTCCAGAAGGAATTGCATGGAACACAACAGCATATTCCTTAACTGTTATGGGAATTTGATATTTTCTCAAAAAGTCCAAGTAGTTGTACAACAAACCATTTGAGTCCAGGAGTTGACCAACAAGAATTAAACCGTTTTTGAACCATTTTccaaaataaagacttgtttttgtAGAGAATGTCCTCATTATTCCAAATGTAATATCTATGCGCTGAGAGGCAGTGTTTAAACGTGAGAGACCAGGCCAAAAGCATCTGCTTATGAATGTGTGATCATTCGGTTGAGGTTTTACTAATATTGTAGTTGCACATTAAAAGAAATTCCAGGCCACAAATTTTGGAGAACACAACATTTGGGATAAAGTTCCATAAAGATGATGGGTTAAAATGAATGGgctaagccagtgtttctcaaccgggggtccgcggacccctagcggtccgtggtgtaattgcaaggggtccatgaaaataaaatatctttaaaaaaaagatcctatgacatttatagaaataggattattttactcaaatgtgactgagacctttatctacctataaagggtaacaggacttttttctctaattacatctgtttcacaagtgtaatttattgtattttaataagagatctcgctcccgtttgcattgttaaaagttactgcataaaaattctgttgttacatatatctgaaagttactgaatacatattctgtgttgttacatatatctgaaagttactgaatacatattctgttttgttacatatatctgaaagttactgaatacatattctgttttgttacatatatctgaaagttactgaatacatattctgtgttgttacatatatctgaaagttactgaatacatattctgttttgttacatatatctgaaagttactgcataagaattctgttttgttagatatatctgaaagttactgaatacatattctgttttgttacatatatctgaaagttactgaatacatattctgttttgttacatatatctgaaagttactgcataagaattttgttttgttacatatatctgaaagttactgcataagaattctgttttgttaactatatctaagttacaactgaaagctcttatttttgccccaaagagtgaataaatgctataatgcaatttaaaatgcagtttctaatgtttctatcaaattgcaacccccctcccccaagatcaggtggaggggtcctcagggtagatcaaaaatacgcagggggtccaggaccccaaaaagggtgAGAACCACTGGGCTAAGCCAATTCATTTTGAATGTGTTATTTAGAGTTGTGAAGTCCAAAAAACTCAAACCTCCACATTGACATGTATTCATTATTGCTGAGTTTTTTACAAAATGCCTTTTGTTTTTCCaaacaaatgtaaactactaataagacacgttagcccctagctaacgggtctgaccctttagccgagcggttagtgacgccgccatgtggtgcagtacacccgtatcgaatcccgcaccgggcaacaaaataaccggttacacaaagtTAAACAACGTATTGTCGATTCTTTGGGATAATACATTACCGACTTCCAAAGAGAGAGCCACACACTAAGTAAGTCTAGCTATACCCTCCGCTTTTGACAGGACGCGCCCTCTCAAGGATATGACGTATTAGAGGTGTATTACGTCAGATGACGCGTGTGACGCAAATACGGGTTTAGCAGGACAGACTTCTCGAGCCCCCGCCAGCTATTCTGAACCAAATTAGAAAGTGCTTTCTGACGAGTAAAACACATCTGGTGTCTGCCTGTAACCCCGCCCAACGTTAAAAACAAAGCGCGCCCAGAGAGACCCGCGGTCGACCTCTCGGACACCTGCTACCGGAAGCCGCCATGTTGCCGGTGTACAAGAAAGGTAAAATGGCGACGCAGAACACTCAGCTAGCTTCGTGAAAAGGCTTTGCTTCCTCATAAATAACCGGGCCGATATCCTCTACAAACTGGTCGGTGCCAACACCGTTATAGTTGAAGgcttaaaaaacaacaactgacTTCGTGTCTGCGGAGGTGAAgaatattaagaaaaaaaatacaggacACACTGACCGCCAACAATGTTTTAAAACAAAAAGTTTTTTTAACCCCCGCCCCCGGCCGCCTGTGTTCTGCAACGGCGCCACCTGATGACGTCACACGGCTGGGAGACGAACGCGTGATTGTTTTTCGTACCCgctttccgggaactctgcctctgattggctagtactcgttgagagagcgttcgcCTGGATTcccggaagacccgcccctacgctatctctgattggcttacCCTATCCCTAAAcccaccctaaacttaaccaacctaatcaacggaggcaaggagtactagccaatcagaggcagacttcccggaaaacgggtacgaaaagaAATCACGTACGCGTATTTCACGGATATGAGAGAAGATGGCATGGCGACCACTCCGGTAGCGTTCACTCGTGGCTGAAGAAGTTTGTCTGATTTTCAATCCTGTTAACAATCTTTGGATTAGTATCTGACCACATATAAGATATGAAGTTGTACTGAGGTTGTATTGAAGCAGAAAACACAGGCCCTAACATCTTATACCCTTTCAACTTGAGTCTTTAGCCGAGTGAACTCTCAGCTAACGTTAGCCCTTGAATTAactggctggctagctagctagctctggtATTAACCGTCTTCGCTTGTACAACTGAAAATACGACAATGTGTGAGAAAAGAGGATGGATAGAAAAAACAAGACAGGTAAGACTTGATCCTGAGATGGAAGTCACCTCTGTAgatacgtgtctgtgaatgttctcattcatccaggtcatggttatccaaaggagttgaatcaagtgcaactggacttggtatatgtccgtgaagacgtttcgcctctcatccaagaggcttcatcagttcgtgcctttgtgactagaccaagctagtctgtagTGCGTACGCACTCTTATACATCCCACATTAGCCGTGGATGTGTGCCGTTTTGTGCCTTCTTGTTTCCTGACTCCGTGCCCAGCTCTCTCGCGCAGAAAAAAGGGAAGTCTGAACCAACCCTTGCTGAAGTGCAAGACTATATTGTGAGGCTACTGGTGGACAAAATAAGCGAGAGGGCCGATGGTTTAGAAAAGAAGAGTGATGATCTGGAGAAGCTGATCGAGAAAAATTCAGATACTATCCACGCCTTGAAAGAAAACTCAGAATTTCTCTTCAAAGAGATCCAAGATATGAAAGCAGAGGTCACAGCAGTGAAGACGGCAGCCGTCAACCACGAGAAGAGGGTTGTCGGAGCTTGAAGACAAGGGGAATGAGGCTGAGCGCTATCAAAGAAGATGGAATCTGAGGCTTTACGGGTTACAAGAACAAGAAGGCGAAGATGTCAAAAGGCGTGCGATCGATATCTGCCGGGCCGTCATTCCAGAGGCTGGTTATAATCTTCACTTCCTGGAACCAAGCCACACCACCGCTGAGCCCAACAGCTCATCAGATGAGGCATCAGTGTGTGTGCTGTCAGTGCAGGGAGGTCCAGATGGATATTGGGAAACTCCACTGCTGGAGGGGAAACCAGTGCGCATGGAAATTGACACTGGTGCAGCTGTCTCCATCATGTCGTATGCTGTTTACAAGGAAACCTTGCAGCACCTTTCATTACAACCAACCAGCCTCAAACTGAAAACATACACCGGCGAGTCAGTGCGAACAAAAGGCGTCGTCAATGTCACAGTCCTGGTGAATGGCCAGACAGCTAAACTAGCATTGTATATAGTCAAAGGGAACTTTCCATCTCTGCTGGGTCGGTCAtggctggaggagctcacactggactggcctgcaATTCTTATGGTGTGCAAAGGTGAAAAACGTCTGACAACGGTTCTGAACAAACATGCAGATGTGTTCAAGGAGGAACTGGGGACGATGAAAGACATAACGGTTAAACTGAACATTCAGCCGGATAGCAAACCAAGGTTCATGAAAGCCAGACCAGTTCCCTACGCAATAAAGCCAAAAGTGTACGCAGAGCTGGAATCCTTGGTCAAGAGGGGGTTGCTGCAGCCTGTCAGCCGGAGTGACTGGGCCGCTCCAATTGTGCCAGTTATAAAAAAAGATAATTCGGTGAGAATCTGCGGCGACTTCAAAGTCACCATAAACCCAGCGCTTGAGGCTGAACAATATCCACTGCCCCACATTGAGGAGCTTTTCACGGGATTGGCTGGAGGACAAAAATTCAGCAAAATTGACCTCACACAAGCCTACCTCCAGATGCAAGTCGATGAGAAGTCGGGAGAGCTGCTCACAATAGTCACTCACAAGGGCCTCTACCAACACTGCAGGCTACCCTTGGGAATAACATCGGCCCCGGCTCTCTTCCAGCGTGCGATGGACCAGATACTGAGCGGCTTGGCTGGTGTCCAATGCTACTTGGACGACATACTGGTCACcgggaagacagagcaagagcaccTGGAAAATCTGGATGCCACACTGCAGTGGCTAGAAGAATATGGACTCAGGGTCCGCAGATCAAAGTGTGAGTTTTCCAGTCTGCAGTAGAGTATTTGGGTCACATAATAGATTCAGAGAGCTTACAAAAAGCTCCATCCAAAATCAAAGCGATCGTGGAAGCGCTGATGCCTCAAAATGTGAGTCAACTACTCTCTTATCTCGGGCCCCTAAACTACTATGAGAAATTCATATCGAGCCTCTCTTCTCTGCTGCAACCGCTTCACCAGCTGCTGTGCCATGGCAAGGCATGGGAATGGACTGAACAGTGTGAGGCTGCCTTTGCGCAAACAAAAAAGGCGCTGCTTGAGTCAGACACGCTGACATACTTTGACCCCACATTGCCCTTACAACTCGTATGTGATGCCTCCCCTTATGGAGTGGGGGCAGTCATTTCTCACATCATGCCCAGTGATGAAGAGCGGCCGGTCGCGTTTGCTTCACGCACACTCAACCAAGCCGAACGCAACTACGCGCAAATTGAACGAGAAGCGCTGGGAATTGTGTTTGGGGTCAGAAAATTTCCCCAATATCTCCACCAATGACCTCAGGTTCAACAACGCCAACATAAAGCAAAAGAAAGGGTTTTCTTCCAAGGTGACAGTGTACTGGCATGCAACTATAACACCGGACCAAAATGGGTGCCAGTCACCGTCCTGGCACAGACAGGGCCTGTGTCCTATACAGTCCGGACAACTGAGGACACCATCTGgaggagacacacagaccaacTGCTTGCTGCAGAAACAGCATCTgagaacactacatcaccactaccagtggtctgTGCTGAACCATATGAGCAGGACAACCCAGCCCAACCCACCCTCACCCAGAATCCACCAGGTCACACAGAACCTGCTTCTTCTGGGCCCATCTCTTCAGCAGTTTCAGAGACAGAACTGTCATCATGCTCCACCCTGACGTCTGTCTCTGTTGCACCCCTTGTAGATCCGCCAGAGGCTAACCGCCGGTATCCCCAGAGAGAACGGCGGTCTCCTAAACGCCTAGATTTATAGTAGCCACACCCTGaagaatggggcagaataatccccagggTTATGGCAGGGTCTGAGTAGTCCACCTCATTtccttagttaaaaaaaaaagtaatattgtTGCTTGTCACTGGGAGTAAGGGGGACTGTTAATTATATTGTTATTTGTAATTGAACAGTTTGGATTCCAGGGATTTGAGATATTTTAGTTACCATGGACAACATAgtgtttacatgtcatgatagTGGTTTATTGGTTACAGGTGTTTGTTCTGATATTAGTGATGCCACGTGTTCATTAAGTGGGGAGGAGAcgttatatattgtgattatacctggtccgttgctgccacctataggcggaccagggtattgatattacggctgccttggagtgtcatgtgacagctgttgtataataaaaccaccggctgtcatgacggcaaatttcgaatccctctcccgactgatttatgttgtaacctagcagtataagttggTCAATACTCTAAGGAAGATGCAACATTTTCAATCTGGAAAAACGCAATGCAGAACTTTCCTCCCTGATCAAACTCAGTATTAATGGCCACATTTCCAAAAATCCAAAAGATATATGTTGTTTTGTTGAAACATTTTATGACAAATTGTACACAAAGAGGAATTATTGTTGTGATGCATCTTTTTTTCTCCTCCATAAGGGAGAGGGCAAAGGCTATAGACAAGGATTCAAAAAATATGTGTGACCAGAATATAACTTTAGAAGAAATAAAAGACAATATCTCTAAAGTAAAAATAATAAATCCCCTGGGAATGATGGCCTAACGGGTGAATTTTATAAAGTGTTTCAAGACGACATTTCTGAATTTATGTGTATTTAAGGAAGGAATTGAGGCTGGGAAGCTACCCCCTACTTTGTCTCAAGGGCTTATTTCTTTAATACCCAAGCCAGATAAAGATCCATTGATAATTGAAAATTGGAGGCCTATAACCTCAATCAACAATGATGCTAAACTGTTTGCTCATATATTTACTCAAAGACTTAAGTTATGTGTCAATACAGTTATTGATGACTGTCAATCTGGATTTATGAGTGGAAGACACATAAGTAATAATATTCGCCTAATTTTAGATTTGATTGATTACAACGAGTTCATTGATGACAAAGCTATATTTTATTTGTGGATTACTATAAGGCATTTGACACTGTAGAGCACAGTTTCTTACTCAGTACTTTAGATTTCTTTGGCTTCGGCAGTTATTTTAGATGTGCAGTTCAGACATTATACGAAGGATGTAATAGCTCAGTTAAAATACCATTTGGTACCACTTCTAGATTTAATATTGGCAGAGGGATTAAACAAGGGGATCCGGCTGCTCCCTTCTTATTTCTGTTAGTCATGCAAACAATGGCTCTTCACATCAACAAAAACCATTTCAAAGGTATCCAAATAGCTGGAAAAGAATTAAAATGCTGTCAattagcagatgatacaacaatTTTTTTACAGGatgaaaaataagttaaaaaagctATTGATTGTCTTGGTGCATTCTCCTTGGTATCAGGTCTAACTTTAAATATTAAAAAATGTGACCTTGTTGCTCTGAAGGACAGGCCGAGGGATTTGTTTGAAACATGTGGTATTCCCGTGAAAGATGTCATATCATACTTGGGTGTTAAAATATGCAAAAATCAAAATGAAAGGGTGGAATTGAATTTTAAGCCATTGATTGAAAAGATTAAAAAGAAATTTGATATTTGGTTATTAAGAGATCTTTCATTAGAAGGGCGTGTATTATTAACTAAAAGTGAAGGGTTATCGAGATTGGTATATACTATGATGGTCATAGATATCCCGCAGAAATTAATCAAACAAATTGATACTATGATCTTTAAGTTTGTTTGGAGGAATAGACCCCATTA
Proteins encoded:
- the LOC130107984 gene encoding interleukin-1 beta-like, whose protein sequence is MEFESQCSLMTSTSMSERWTSRMPQGLDLEISQHPLTMKSVVNLIIAMERLKDTTKSESPMSSEFRDEDLLNIMLESAVEEEFVFEVTAAPPAERHSKFNKTGEHECRITDTQKRNWVLVKDAMELHALMLQGGSSHRQVNLNMCTYVNTAPSTDARPVILGIRGTDLYLSCSEENGRPTLHLEEVQGKERLRSISKGTDMVRFLFYKRDSGLDISTFMSAHFPGWYISTAQEDDRPVDMCQQTARRYRNFTIQRQN